A single Fusarium oxysporum Fo47 chromosome IV, complete sequence DNA region contains:
- a CDS encoding S-adenosyl-L-methionine-dependent methyltransferase yields MAPSPTALQALEASPRVHGLLAHLHAESEAQEKTLSQSWFYFKYLFGFYFTGKTWSTSADAHMSDKFVALEQDKCLFMYLIARSINAKNIVEAGTSFGVSTMYLALAVGQNVNAMRARDDKVAGRVIATEWESSKAERARKHWSEAGEEVEPWIELREGDLRETLSEEGMPEEIDMMLLDTWIPMALPALEIIKPRLKRGAIILADNTKMAKALYKEFLDYIHDPKNGFKTTTTAYSGGLEMIVYLP; encoded by the exons atggcaccatcaccaacagcccTGCAAGCTCTAGAGGCAAGTCCTCGCGTCCACGGTCTCTTGGCCCACCTACACGCCGAATCAGAGgctcaagaaaagacccTCTCTCAAAGCTGGTTCTACTTCAAATATCTCTTCGGCTTCTACTTCACCGGTAAAACATGGTCTACATCTGCCGACGCCCACATGAGCGATAAGTTCGTCGCTCTAGAGCAAGATAAATGTCTTTTCATGTATCTTATCGCCCGCAGTATAAACGCGAAGAACATCGTTGAGGCGGGAACTAGTTTTGGTGTTTCGACGATGTATCTTGCTCTGGCGGTGGGGCAGAACGTTAATGCTATGAGAGCAAGGGATGATAAGGTTGCGGGGAGAGTCATTGCTACGGAGTGGGAGAGTAGTAAGGCTGAGAGGGCGAGAAAGCATTGGAGTGAAGCCGGTGAAGAGGTTGAGCCGTGGATTGAGCTGAGGGAAGGAGATTTGAGAGAGACGCTGTCGGAGGAGGGTATGCCTGAGGAGATTGACATGATGCTCCTTGATA CTTGGATACCAATGGCTCTTCCAGCTCTGGAGATCATCAAACCTCGTCTGAAGAGAGGTGCTATCATTCTGGCTGATAATACTAAGATGGCTAAGGCGCTGTACAAGGAGTTTTTGGATTATATTCATGATCCGAAGAATGGATTCAAGACGACTACTACGGCTTATAGTGGTGGACTTGAGATGATAGTTTATCTCCCTTGA
- a CDS encoding uncharacterized protein (domain of unknown function-domain containing protein), which translates to MAIVTTLLAPVHLLSFSTLLGSQLYQTFIITKVTFKHLPRTPYINLQKNLFPIFFQGQALLLFLTAITLPPYGALSLIEHKSDWIPFAISGFVSGLNLMVFGPRTRQLMLDRVEQGTLEGKTVEGPSSAMEAIKKRFRTSHAMCIHLNLIGLGAHLWYTWRLASRLDFSL; encoded by the exons ATGGCCATCGTAACAACACTCCTCGCACCAGTCCAcctcctctccttctcaactcttCTCGGCTCTCAACTCTACCAaaccttcatcatcacaaaAGTCACTTTCAAACACCTCCCACGAACTCCATATATCAATTTACAAAAGAACCTCTTCCCCATATTCttccaaggccaagctcttctcctcttcctcacgGCCATAACACTACCTCCGTACGGTGCTCTCTCACTTATTGAGCACAAGAGCGATTGGATACCATTTGCGATATCTGGATTTGTCTCGGGGCTTAACCTTATGGTGTTTGGACCGAGGACGAGACAGTTGATGTTGGATCGTGTTGAGCAGG GGACACTGGAAGGGAAGACGGTGGAGGGGCCGAGTTCTGCGATGgaggctatcaagaagaGATTTAGGACTTCGCATGCTATGTGTATTCACTTGAACTTGATTGGTCTTGGGGCTCATCTTTGGTATACATGGAGACTGGCATCCCGCCTCGACTTTTCACTATAA
- a CDS encoding PLC-like phosphodiesterase, whose protein sequence is MASELATRIGDLNPFSSKNRRIDDEDFGEEIDNNTVAGGGHSARRVVTDLRVSSALREFLVKEKMLSKKEAKIESEDSSRELLELVSKPHIRVPAELTDRSHPLPEYFISSSHNTYLMAHQLYGSSCATAYESAIRTGARCVEIDAWDNSDDRDEPKVTHGYTLVSHISFRLVCETIRNSADQEAVDAQKYGFRASPILLSLENHCDPYGQMRLVNIMQDVFGDRLLSKAVRHIGHEEQAGSDQHVKLEDLGAKIAVIVEYHFTDEPSSSDSSSDDSEDEEEEKAARKEYKDKRKKEEPSIIIPELAELGVYAQSVKPMDNSWFEEGSLANGPHHHLINVSESGLASHLPEHATHIARHNAHHLMRVYPKGTRISSTNLKPVPYWGIGAQICALNLQNFGTSNQLNEALFSGTDGYVLKPAALRAGGNGRLSTGRSKRLRLHVAGATDIPLHGDSEADSIKPYLTCTLYHPDNIKGDPPKRKTEPYKQHKLEFLHRGPNPPPTEPLWDETLTWEYEDNELTFLRMLIKSDDSWTRNPMFAVAAVRLLYVEPGWRFIRMLDLKGHETQCSVLVNFEIIDA, encoded by the coding sequence ATGGCTTCAGAACTCGCAACCCGCATCGGCGACCTCAACCCCTTCTCCTCAAAAAACCGCCGcatcgacgatgaagactTTGGCGAAGAGATCGACAACAACACCGTTGCGGGCGGCGGCCACAGCGCACGTCGCGTGGTAACAGACCTCAGAGTCAGCAGCGCCCTACGAGAGTTCCTCGTCAAAGAGAAGATGCTCTCCAAaaaggaagccaagattgAGTCTGAGGACTCGTCGCGTGAGCTTCTGGAACTCGTTAGCAAACCGCATATTCGCGTACCGGCTGAACTCACGGATAGGTCGCATCCGCTGCCGGAGTACTTTATTAGCTCGAGCCATAATACTTATCTTATGGCGCATCAGCTTTATGGCTCTTCGTGTGCGACTGCGTATGAGAGTGCGATTAGGACGGGGGCGAGATGTGTTGAGATTGATGCGTGGGATAACAGCGATGATAGAGACGAGCCCAAGGTCACTCATGGGTATACTCTAGTATCCCACATTTCGTTTCGTCTGGTTTGTGAGACGATTCGAAACTCGGCGGATCAAGAAGCAGTTGATGCGCAAAAGTATGGCTTCAGAGCTTCGCCTATTCTTCTGTCGCTGGAGAACCACTGCGACCCTTACGGGCAGATGCGTCTTGTCAATATTATGCAGGATGTTTTTGGAGATCGACTTTTGAGCAAGGCTGTTAGACATATCGGCCATGAAGAACAAGCTGGTTCAGATCAACATGTGAAGCTTGAGGATCTGGGTGCGAAGATTGCTGTTATTGTTGAGTATCACTTCACGGATGAGCCTTCTAGCAGTGACAGCAGCTCGGATGACTcagaggacgaagaggaggaaaaggcTGCGCGAAAGGAGTATAAGGataagagaaagaaggaggagcCCTCTATCATCATTCCTGAGCTCGCTGAGCTGGGTGTCTATGCGCAGTCTGTCAAGCCAATGGACAACTCGTGGTTCGAAGAGGGATCTCTCGCCAACGgccctcatcaccatcttaTCAACGTATCTGAATCAGGGCTGGCATCTCATCTCCCAGAGCACGCAACACACATCGCGCGACACAACGCCCACCATCTCATGCGCGTTTATCCCAAGGGCACGCGAATCTCATCCACTAATCTAAAGCCCGTTCCTTATTGGGGTATCGGAGCTCAAATCTGTGCTTTGAATTTGCAAAACTTTGGTACCAGCAACCAACTCAACGAAGCTCTCTTCAGTGGTACAGACGGTTACGTTCTCAAGCCCGCTGCTCTGCGCGCCGGTGGAAACGGAAGATTGAGTACAGGTCGCAGCAAGCGTCTTCGTCTTCACGTCGCAGGTGCAACAGATATCCCCCTGCACGGCGATTCAGAAGCAGACTCCATCAAGCCGTATCTCACATGCACGCTGTACCACCCTGATAACATCAAAGGCGACCCTCCTAAGCGCAAGACAGAGCCGTACAAGCAGCACAAGCTTGAATTTCTTCACAGAGGACCAAATCCGCCCCCAACAGAGCCTCTTTGGGATGAGACTCTAACGTGGGAGTATGAGGATAATGAGTTGACTTTCCTGCGTATGCTTATCAAGAGCGATGATAGTTGGACGAGGAACCCGATGTTTGCTGTTGCGGCGGTGAGATTACTTTATGTTGAGCCTGGATGGAGATTTATTCGCATGCTGGATCTCAAGGGGCATGAGACGCAGTGTTCGGTTCTTGTGAACTTTGAGATCATTGATGCCTAG